In Alkalilimnicola sp. S0819, one genomic interval encodes:
- the alaC gene encoding alanine transaminase, with the protein MLNDEFQRIKRLPPYVFNIVNELKAQARARGEDIVDFGMGNPDQPTPPHIVDKLVEAAQRPDTHRYSQSRGIPRLRRAITRWYRDKYDVALDPETEAIVTIGSKEGLAHLALATLGPGDAVLVPNPAYPIHPYGVVIAGADIRHVPLVPGGDFFAELDQAIRNTFPKPKMLILNFPANPTGETVELEFFERVVEVCREHGIWIVQDLAYAEITFDGYKAPSILQVPGARDLAVECYSLSKTYNMPGWRVGFFCGNAKLIAALARMKSYLDYGMFTPIQVAAIHALEGPQDCVDEIRQMYCSRRDVLVDGLNAAGWPVAKPKATMFVWAPIPECYRAMGSLEFSKKLLRDAQVAVSPGVGFGEYGDDHVRFGLIENEHRTRQALRNIKAMLRKDAQSGEPGC; encoded by the coding sequence ATGCTCAACGACGAATTCCAACGCATCAAACGCCTGCCGCCCTATGTCTTCAACATCGTCAACGAGTTGAAGGCCCAGGCCCGTGCCCGGGGCGAGGACATCGTCGATTTCGGCATGGGCAACCCGGATCAGCCCACCCCGCCCCACATCGTCGACAAACTCGTCGAGGCGGCCCAGCGGCCCGATACCCACCGCTATTCTCAGTCCCGCGGCATCCCGCGCCTGCGCCGGGCGATCACCCGCTGGTACCGGGACAAGTACGATGTGGCGCTGGACCCGGAAACCGAAGCCATCGTCACCATCGGTTCCAAGGAAGGCCTGGCGCATCTGGCGCTGGCCACCCTGGGGCCGGGGGACGCGGTGCTGGTGCCCAACCCCGCCTATCCCATCCACCCCTATGGCGTGGTGATCGCGGGGGCGGATATCCGCCACGTGCCGCTGGTGCCGGGCGGGGATTTCTTCGCCGAGCTGGATCAGGCGATCCGCAATACCTTCCCCAAGCCGAAGATGCTGATCCTGAACTTCCCGGCCAATCCCACCGGCGAGACCGTGGAGCTGGAGTTTTTCGAGCGGGTGGTGGAAGTATGCCGCGAGCACGGTATCTGGATCGTGCAGGATCTGGCCTACGCCGAGATCACCTTCGATGGCTACAAGGCGCCGAGCATCCTCCAGGTGCCGGGTGCGCGGGATCTGGCGGTGGAGTGTTATTCGCTGTCCAAGACCTATAACATGCCGGGCTGGCGAGTGGGCTTCTTTTGCGGGAATGCCAAGCTGATCGCCGCGCTGGCCCGCATGAAGTCCTATCTTGACTACGGCATGTTCACGCCCATACAGGTGGCGGCCATCCACGCGCTGGAGGGGCCGCAGGACTGCGTGGACGAGATCCGTCAGATGTATTGCAGTCGTCGGGACGTGCTGGTGGACGGGCTCAACGCCGCCGGCTGGCCGGTGGCGAAACCGAAGGCCACCATGTTCGTCTGGGCGCCGATACCGGAATGCTACCGGGCCATGGGCTCGCTGGAATTCTCCAAGAAGCTGCTGCGCGACGCCCAGGTGGCGGTGTCGCCGGGGGTCGGTTTCGGCGAGTACGGTGATGATCATGTGCGCTTCGGTCTGATCGAGAACGAGCACCGCACGCGCCAGGCGCTGCGGAATATTAAAGCCATGTTGCGCAAGGATGCCCAATCAGGGGAGCCAGGCTGTTGA
- a CDS encoding TetR/AcrR family transcriptional regulator: MTARNRYHHGNLRAALIDAALDLLRTAGLEGLSLRAVARGAGVSQTAPYSHFSDKRALLAAVAETGFQQLVSAMRAEAASCTRAETRLARLGKGYVRFALKEPALFRLMFGSELGDIGDFPALGKVAGQAYDQLRQSVSTLMEGAPAAQHNAECVAAWSLVHGLAVLLMDGRIAQPAETREQLIEDTTAAFAARLAALASSPIRGR, translated from the coding sequence GTGACGGCGCGCAATCGCTACCATCATGGAAACCTGCGTGCAGCACTGATCGACGCTGCGCTGGACCTCCTGCGTACCGCGGGGCTCGAGGGCTTGAGCCTACGAGCGGTGGCTCGTGGCGCCGGCGTGTCCCAAACCGCTCCCTACAGCCACTTCAGCGACAAGCGCGCCCTGCTCGCCGCCGTTGCCGAGACAGGCTTCCAACAGCTGGTGTCGGCCATGCGCGCAGAGGCCGCCTCATGCACCCGGGCCGAGACACGCCTGGCGAGGCTGGGCAAAGGATACGTCCGCTTTGCGCTGAAAGAGCCCGCGCTCTTTCGCCTGATGTTCGGCTCGGAGCTCGGCGACATCGGCGATTTTCCTGCTCTTGGTAAGGTTGCGGGCCAGGCCTACGATCAATTGCGGCAGTCGGTCAGCACGCTCATGGAGGGAGCACCCGCGGCTCAGCACAACGCGGAATGCGTTGCCGCCTGGTCCCTGGTGCATGGTTTGGCAGTGCTGCTGATGGATGGGCGAATCGCACAGCCCGCGGAAACGCGCGAGCAGCTGATCGAAGACACGACCGCTGCCTTTGCCGCCCGCCTTGCTGCCCTGGCCTCCAGCCCCATCCGCGGCCGCTAG
- the thrC gene encoding threonine synthase, producing the protein MPFRPRYTGLINNYRDRLPVKDDTRLISLGEGNTPLIKLNNIPRDLGKDVDIYVKYEGLNPTGSFKDRGMTMAVTQAVNEGAKAIICASTGNTSAAAAAYAARAGITAFVLIPDGKIAMGKLAQAIMHGAVIVQIKGNFDEGMRLVKEVAAEAPVTIVNSINPYRLQGQKTAAYEIVEELERAPDYHCLPVGNAGNITAHWIGYSEYAGVDTAADTYSKGHSRFKTAVVNSRPVMVGYQASGSAPFLRGAMVDQPETVATAIRIGHPQSWGHAWAVQKESGGWFDECADEEILAAQRLLASREGVFCEPASATSLAGAMRDIRSGKIPEGSTVVCTLTGHGLKDPDIAIQQTGDAIVSVDATLDAVKRAILDKL; encoded by the coding sequence ATGCCGTTCCGACCCCGTTACACCGGCCTGATCAACAACTACCGCGACCGCCTGCCCGTGAAGGACGACACCCGGCTCATCAGCCTGGGCGAGGGCAACACGCCGCTGATCAAGCTGAACAACATCCCCCGGGATCTGGGCAAGGACGTGGACATCTACGTCAAGTACGAGGGGCTCAACCCCACCGGCTCCTTCAAGGATCGGGGCATGACCATGGCCGTCACCCAGGCGGTGAACGAGGGCGCCAAGGCCATCATCTGCGCGTCCACCGGCAACACCTCCGCGGCGGCCGCGGCCTATGCCGCCCGCGCCGGCATCACCGCCTTCGTGCTGATCCCGGACGGCAAGATCGCCATGGGCAAGCTCGCCCAGGCCATCATGCACGGCGCGGTGATCGTGCAGATCAAGGGCAACTTCGACGAGGGCATGCGCCTGGTGAAAGAGGTGGCGGCGGAAGCCCCGGTGACCATCGTCAACTCCATCAACCCCTACCGGCTGCAGGGCCAGAAGACCGCCGCCTACGAAATCGTCGAGGAGCTGGAGCGGGCCCCCGATTACCACTGCCTGCCGGTGGGCAACGCGGGCAACATCACCGCCCACTGGATCGGCTACAGCGAGTACGCCGGCGTGGACACCGCCGCCGACACCTACTCCAAGGGCCACAGCCGCTTCAAGACCGCGGTGGTCAACAGCCGCCCGGTCATGGTGGGCTATCAGGCCAGCGGCTCCGCCCCCTTCCTGCGCGGCGCCATGGTGGACCAGCCCGAGACCGTGGCCACCGCCATCCGCATCGGCCATCCCCAGTCCTGGGGCCATGCCTGGGCGGTGCAGAAGGAATCCGGCGGCTGGTTCGATGAGTGCGCCGATGAGGAAATCCTCGCCGCCCAGCGCCTGCTGGCCAGCCGCGAGGGCGTGTTCTGCGAGCCGGCCTCGGCCACCTCGCTGGCCGGTGCCATGCGCGACATCCGCTCGGGCAAGATCCCCGAGGGCAGCACCGTGGTCTGCACCCTCACCGGCCATGGCCTGAAGGATCCGGACATCGCCATCCAGCAGACCGGCGATGCCATCGTTAGCGTGGACGCCACCCTGGATGCGGTAAAGCGGGCCATCCTCGACAAGCTTTGA
- a CDS encoding glutaredoxin family protein — MKRLILVAAVLLLAYQGWNHFSEPERERVAVHDQVIMYSLTTCGYCKAKRRELTNAGIAFQEVFIDLDRSRQDELNAKLEAAGYPPRRYGTPILDVKGFMLPNNPDLGEIRRYL; from the coding sequence ATGAAACGCCTGATTCTTGTAGCCGCCGTGCTGCTGCTCGCCTACCAGGGCTGGAACCACTTCAGCGAACCCGAACGGGAACGCGTCGCCGTCCACGATCAGGTGATCATGTATTCGCTGACCACCTGCGGTTACTGCAAGGCAAAGCGCCGGGAGCTGACCAATGCAGGCATAGCCTTCCAGGAGGTCTTCATCGACCTTGACCGCTCCCGCCAGGACGAGCTGAACGCCAAACTCGAAGCGGCCGGCTATCCGCCCCGGCGCTACGGCACGCCCATCCTCGACGTGAAGGGCTTCATGCTGCCGAACAACCCGGACCTGGGCGAGATCCGGCGTTACTTGTAA
- a CDS encoding DoxX family protein: MSFLLLMMGIGAVSWVVQLLGGRGRDLRLAMRNGMAGGFLFTGIDHFVNDTSRYLPMMPEFFGSLSLPLVWFTGAAELAGAVGLLLPLAWYRRLGLPNLRYWAGIGLALLLSLMVIANINVAIRGSGVAGLEFGAWYFWLRPLFQPFIIAWALYAAGVLARQSEAANGATIASAS, translated from the coding sequence ATGAGTTTTCTGCTGTTGATGATGGGCATTGGCGCGGTCAGCTGGGTAGTGCAGCTCCTCGGCGGTCGGGGCCGCGATTTGCGATTGGCCATGCGCAACGGCATGGCGGGGGGCTTTCTCTTTACGGGCATTGACCACTTCGTGAACGACACCAGCCGCTATCTGCCGATGATGCCCGAGTTCTTCGGTTCGCTCAGTCTGCCGCTGGTGTGGTTCACCGGTGCGGCGGAGCTCGCCGGAGCGGTCGGGCTCTTGTTACCGCTTGCATGGTACCGGCGCCTGGGGCTGCCGAACCTGAGGTACTGGGCCGGCATCGGGCTCGCCCTGCTCCTGAGCCTCATGGTGATCGCCAACATCAATGTCGCAATCCGCGGCAGCGGGGTGGCGGGCTTGGAATTCGGTGCCTGGTACTTCTGGCTGCGACCGCTCTTTCAGCCGTTCATCATCGCCTGGGCCCTCTACGCGGCCGGGGTGCTTGCGCGGCAGAGCGAGGCGGCGAATGGCGCCACGATCGCCAGCGCCAGCTGA
- the recJ gene encoding single-stranded-DNA-specific exonuclease RecJ, with protein sequence MSTPRRIQRRALRADPRELPGELHPVLRRLYAARLQPGEGVDTRLASLLPTAGLHGLEAASALLAEAIQADQRILIVGDFDADGATSCALSMLALRAMGAGRVDYLVPNRFEYGYGLTPEIVELAAPREPHVIMTVDNGISSIEGVAAANARGIRVLVTDHHLPGAELPEAAAIVNPNLQGDQFPSKALAGVGVAFYVMAALRARLRALGWFDARGLSTPNLADYLDLVALGSVADVVPLDRNNRVLVAQGLERIRAGRCRPGISALLELAGRQRSRVSATDLGFAVGPRLNAAGRLEDMALGIECLLADSPDAAAPLAERLDELNRQRREIEAQMQGEALGHVEGLIAELAQGELPDALCLMDQSWHQGVIGLLASRIKERFHRPVLVFAPADERGETLKGSARSIPGLHVRDALERVATLNPGLVPRFGGHAMAAGLSLARADYPRFVAAFQAVVGESLDGDALERVLYTDGELMPDELNLELAGLLRDAGPWGQGFPEPLFDGRFDIVDARLVGGGKHLKLRLRHEQGGAVIDAIAFRAAEQGWAELDGRVRLGYRLDVNSFRGRDSVQLIVEHMEPVG encoded by the coding sequence ATGAGCACGCCTCGCCGCATCCAGCGCCGCGCCCTGCGCGCCGACCCTCGCGAACTGCCCGGTGAGCTTCATCCGGTGCTGCGCAGGCTCTATGCCGCGCGCCTGCAGCCCGGCGAAGGGGTGGACACCCGCCTGGCGAGCCTGCTGCCCACCGCCGGCCTGCACGGCCTGGAGGCGGCCTCCGCGCTGCTGGCCGAGGCCATTCAGGCCGACCAGCGCATCCTCATCGTTGGCGATTTCGACGCCGACGGCGCCACCAGCTGCGCGCTCTCCATGCTGGCTCTGCGCGCCATGGGCGCGGGGCGGGTGGATTACCTGGTGCCCAACCGTTTCGAGTACGGCTACGGGCTCACCCCCGAGATCGTGGAGCTGGCCGCGCCCCGCGAGCCCCACGTGATCATGACCGTGGACAACGGCATCTCCAGCATCGAGGGCGTGGCGGCGGCCAACGCCCGGGGCATCCGGGTGCTGGTCACCGATCACCATCTGCCCGGCGCGGAACTGCCCGAGGCCGCGGCCATCGTCAACCCGAACCTGCAGGGCGATCAGTTCCCCAGCAAGGCCCTGGCCGGGGTGGGGGTGGCCTTCTACGTCATGGCCGCGCTGCGCGCCCGGCTGCGGGCGCTGGGCTGGTTCGACGCCCGGGGGCTGAGTACACCCAACCTGGCCGATTACCTGGACCTGGTGGCCCTGGGCAGTGTCGCCGACGTGGTGCCGCTGGATCGCAACAACCGGGTGCTGGTGGCCCAGGGCCTGGAGCGGATCCGCGCCGGGCGTTGCCGACCGGGCATCAGCGCCCTGTTGGAACTGGCCGGGCGGCAGCGCTCGCGGGTGTCCGCCACCGATCTGGGTTTCGCCGTGGGGCCGAGGCTCAATGCCGCCGGGCGGCTGGAGGACATGGCGCTCGGGATAGAATGCCTGTTGGCCGACAGCCCCGACGCCGCCGCCCCCCTGGCCGAACGCCTGGATGAGCTCAACCGCCAGCGCCGCGAGATCGAGGCGCAGATGCAAGGCGAAGCGCTGGGGCATGTGGAAGGGCTGATCGCCGAGCTGGCCCAGGGCGAGCTGCCCGATGCGCTGTGCCTGATGGACCAGAGCTGGCACCAGGGGGTGATCGGCCTGCTGGCCTCGCGCATCAAGGAGCGCTTTCACCGCCCGGTGCTGGTGTTCGCCCCCGCCGATGAGCGGGGCGAGACCCTGAAGGGCTCGGCGCGCTCCATCCCGGGGCTGCATGTGCGCGATGCGCTGGAGCGGGTGGCGACCCTCAACCCGGGCCTGGTGCCGCGTTTTGGCGGCCACGCCATGGCGGCGGGGCTGAGCCTGGCGCGGGCGGATTACCCACGCTTCGTCGCCGCCTTTCAGGCCGTGGTGGGCGAGAGCCTGGATGGCGATGCGCTGGAGCGCGTGCTGTACACCGATGGCGAACTCATGCCCGATGAGCTCAACCTGGAACTGGCGGGGCTGTTGCGGGATGCCGGCCCCTGGGGTCAGGGCTTCCCCGAGCCGCTGTTCGACGGGCGCTTCGATATCGTCGACGCTCGTCTGGTGGGGGGCGGCAAGCATCTCAAGCTGCGGCTGCGCCACGAGCAGGGTGGGGCGGTGATCGACGCCATCGCCTTTCGGGCGGCGGAACAGGGCTGGGCCGAACTGGACGGGCGGGTGCGCCTGGGCTACCGGCTGGACGTCAACAGTTTCCGGGGCCGTGACAGCGTGCAGCTGATCGTGGAGCACATGGAGCCCGTCGGGTAA
- a CDS encoding homoserine dehydrogenase: MSSVKVGLLGLGTVGSGTVNLLSRNKDEISRRAGREIQIVHAAARNLDRPRPCPTEGIELTDDPFAVVDNPDVEIVVELIGGTEPARELVLRAIDQGKQVVTANKALIAKHGNEIFEHARAHNVTVAFEAAVAGGIPIIKAIREGLTGNRIEWLAGIINGTANFILSEMFYEGRDFADVLAEAQRLGYAEADPTFDIEGVDAAHKLTILASIAFGIPLQFDKVHVEGISQITGEDVAYAQELGYRIKHLGIAHQYEDGVSLRVHPTLVPARQLLANVDGVMNAVMVNGDAVGPTLYYGSGAGSEPTASSVVADLVDVVREFNLPPENRVPFLAFQAHALSDAPVLPMARVHTAYYLRLSAQDEPGVLGHVTRILGEHGISIEAILQKQPAPGAEDVPVILLTHPVTEGQMNDATAQIEALDSINGELTRIRVEQLA; the protein is encoded by the coding sequence TTGAGTTCGGTGAAGGTTGGTTTGCTGGGGCTGGGCACGGTCGGTAGCGGTACCGTCAATCTGCTCAGCCGGAATAAGGACGAGATCAGTCGTCGTGCCGGGCGCGAAATCCAGATCGTGCACGCCGCGGCGCGCAATCTCGACCGCCCCCGTCCGTGCCCCACCGAGGGCATTGAGCTGACCGATGACCCCTTCGCCGTGGTGGACAACCCGGACGTGGAGATCGTGGTCGAGTTGATCGGCGGCACCGAGCCGGCCCGGGAGCTGGTGCTGCGCGCCATCGACCAGGGCAAGCAGGTGGTCACCGCCAACAAGGCGCTGATCGCCAAGCACGGCAACGAGATCTTCGAACATGCCCGGGCCCACAACGTCACGGTCGCCTTCGAGGCGGCGGTGGCCGGTGGCATTCCCATCATCAAGGCCATCCGCGAGGGGCTTACCGGCAACCGCATCGAGTGGCTGGCGGGCATCATCAACGGCACCGCGAACTTCATCCTCAGCGAGATGTTCTACGAGGGTCGGGATTTCGCCGATGTGCTCGCCGAGGCCCAGCGCCTGGGCTACGCCGAGGCCGACCCCACCTTCGACATCGAGGGCGTGGACGCCGCCCACAAGCTCACCATTCTCGCCTCCATCGCCTTCGGCATTCCGCTGCAGTTCGACAAGGTGCACGTGGAGGGCATCAGCCAGATCACCGGCGAGGACGTGGCCTACGCTCAGGAGCTGGGCTATCGCATCAAGCATCTGGGCATCGCCCACCAGTACGAGGACGGCGTCAGCCTGCGGGTGCATCCGACCCTGGTGCCGGCCCGCCAGCTGCTGGCCAATGTGGACGGCGTGATGAACGCCGTGATGGTCAACGGCGATGCGGTGGGGCCGACGCTGTATTACGGCTCCGGCGCCGGCTCCGAACCCACCGCCTCCTCGGTGGTGGCGGACCTGGTGGACGTGGTGCGCGAGTTCAATCTGCCGCCCGAGAACCGGGTGCCCTTCCTCGCCTTCCAGGCCCATGCGCTGTCCGATGCGCCGGTGCTGCCCATGGCGCGGGTCCACACCGCTTATTACCTGCGCCTGAGCGCGCAGGACGAACCCGGCGTGCTGGGCCATGTCACCCGTATCCTGGGCGAGCACGGCATCAGCATCGAGGCCATCCTGCAGAAACAGCCGGCCCCGGGCGCCGAGGACGTGCCGGTGATCCTGCTCACTCATCCGGTAACGGAAGGGCAGATGAACGACGCCACCGCCCAGATCGAGGCGCTGGATTCCATCAACGGCGAGCTGACCCGCATCCGCGTGGAACAGCTCGCGTAA
- a CDS encoding Mth938-like domain-containing protein, which produces MKITQDTGNAQYLIRGYEAGMVLINEQRFESSLVVTPTQLYPDWAPERFEELELGHLEELLALEPELVLLGTGERQRFPEQGLMRAVLRQGIGLEVMATEAACRTYNILMAEDRRVVAALMLR; this is translated from the coding sequence ATGAAGATCACCCAGGACACCGGCAACGCCCAGTATCTCATCCGCGGTTATGAAGCCGGCATGGTGCTGATCAACGAGCAGCGCTTCGAGAGCAGCCTGGTGGTGACCCCGACGCAGCTCTACCCGGACTGGGCGCCGGAGCGTTTCGAGGAACTGGAACTGGGGCACCTGGAAGAGCTGCTGGCGCTGGAGCCGGAACTGGTGCTGCTGGGCACCGGAGAGCGCCAGCGCTTTCCCGAGCAGGGGCTGATGCGGGCCGTGTTGCGCCAGGGGATCGGACTGGAGGTGATGGCGACGGAGGCGGCCTGCCGGACGTACAACATCTTGATGGCGGAAGACCGGCGGGTGGTGGCGGCACTGATGCTGCGCTGA
- the rpoS gene encoding RNA polymerase sigma factor RpoS — translation MGTDRNTQTEHLDEEAGQDPRQDARHDQDAVSGEETIDADPETEEAVVHDQAFTGTQVQTTLDATQMYLNEIGFSPLLSAEEEVHYSRLVQRGDAAARARMIESNLRLVVKIARRYINRGLAFLDLIEEGNLGLIRAVEKFDPERGFRFSTYATWWIRQTIERGIMNQTRTIRLPIHIIKEINQTLRAARRLRQQLDHEPTVDEIAAELGKPVEDVRRMIGLNESTASVDVPIGKDADRMLLDAIPDENSPDPYAVLQDSDVLAHIDEWLSQLTEKQQAVVERRFGLHGYEKATLEEVGREIGVTRERVRQIQLDALKKLREVMERAGYSQDAVLG, via the coding sequence ATGGGGACCGACCGGAACACCCAGACCGAGCACCTCGACGAGGAGGCCGGGCAGGACCCGCGGCAGGATGCGCGGCATGACCAGGACGCGGTGAGCGGCGAAGAGACCATCGACGCCGATCCCGAAACCGAGGAGGCGGTGGTCCACGACCAGGCCTTCACCGGCACCCAGGTGCAGACCACCCTGGACGCCACCCAGATGTACCTCAACGAGATCGGTTTCTCGCCACTGCTCAGTGCCGAGGAAGAGGTGCACTACTCCCGTCTCGTCCAGCGCGGTGACGCCGCCGCCCGGGCCCGCATGATCGAGAGCAATCTGCGCCTGGTGGTGAAGATCGCCCGGCGCTACATCAACCGCGGCCTGGCCTTCCTGGACCTGATCGAGGAGGGCAATCTGGGGCTGATCCGGGCGGTGGAGAAGTTCGACCCCGAGCGCGGTTTCCGCTTTTCCACCTACGCCACCTGGTGGATACGCCAGACCATCGAGCGCGGGATCATGAACCAGACCCGCACCATCCGCCTGCCCATTCACATCATCAAGGAAATCAACCAGACCCTGCGCGCCGCCCGGCGCCTGCGCCAGCAGCTGGATCACGAACCCACCGTGGACGAGATCGCCGCGGAGCTGGGCAAGCCGGTGGAGGACGTGCGCCGCATGATCGGCCTGAACGAGAGCACGGCCTCGGTGGACGTGCCCATCGGCAAGGACGCGGACCGGATGCTGCTGGACGCCATCCCCGACGAGAACAGCCCCGACCCCTACGCCGTGCTGCAGGACAGCGATGTGCTCGCTCACATCGATGAGTGGCTATCCCAGCTTACCGAGAAGCAGCAGGCCGTGGTGGAGCGGCGCTTCGGGCTGCACGGCTACGAGAAGGCGACCCTGGAAGAGGTGGGGCGCGAGATCGGTGTGACCCGCGAGCGGGTGCGGCAGATCCAGCTGGATGCCTTGAAGAAGTTGCGGGAAGTGATGGAGCGGGCGGGGTATTCCCAGGACGCGGTGTTGGGGTAG